TTCCCCCTGCTATGCTCAGCAGCGTGTTGCGCTTCCACAAATGCAGAAGCACCACCGTCAGCAGAGCGACCCCCTCCGGGATTCCGTAAGGAAACGACAGGAGATTGGCTCCGCGCAAGCAGTAAACGATCAGCATACCGATCACCGCGGAGGGGAGCATCTGCCCCAGATACAGCACCCAGCCGGGCGTGGGCTTGTTCGCCGGGAACAGCAGAAAAGGTGCCGAGCGGATTAAAATGGTGACTGCCGCAACAACGGCAATTAAAAGCAGACCGTGAAGCTCCGTCATTGCGCGCCCCTCCTGCTCTCCAGCCTGCCGCGCAGCAGCAGAAACACCGCGGTGATGGAGAGCATGGCCGGAATAATGAACCCGGAGGGCCCGAACACCAGCAGGCAGAGTACCGAAATCGCAATGCCGAGAATGGACGCGGTGTGATCGGTTTCGGCTTTCCAGCGGTCGAGAAAAATTACCGTAAACAATGCGGTCATAACGAAATCGATCCCCTCCGAGGGGATGTGCCAAATCGACCCGAATACCGAGCCGACCACGCTGCCAAGCACCCAGTACGACTGATCGAAAAGAGCCACCAGAAACAGCAGCCGCTTTCTGTCCGGCCCGGGAGGCTCTTTGAGCGCACAGAACAATGAGAAAGTTTCATCCGTGAGGGAAAAAATCATATACGGCTTCTTTCGGCCAATCCCACGGAACTCGTCCAACATGGCGATCCCGTAAAATAGGTGCCGCGCGTTGACCATCAGTGTCATAATCGCCGCGCCGATCAGCGAGGACGCACCCGCCAGCAGATCTACCGTGACAAACTGCATGGAGCCTGCGT
Above is a window of Faecalispora anaeroviscerum DNA encoding:
- a CDS encoding AzlC family ABC transporter permease, which encodes MKEKRHLLREAFVHTIPVMTGYLFLGFAFGVFLESKGYGWPWALLMSVFIYAGSMQFVTVDLLAGASSLIGAAIMTLMVNARHLFYGIAMLDEFRGIGRKKPYMIFSLTDETFSLFCALKEPPGPDRKRLLFLVALFDQSYWVLGSVVGSVFGSIWHIPSEGIDFVMTALFTVIFLDRWKAETDHTASILGIAISVLCLLVFGPSGFIIPAMLSITAVFLLLRGRLESRRGAQ
- a CDS encoding branched-chain amino acid transporter permease is translated as MTELHGLLLIAVVAAVTILIRSAPFLLFPANKPTPGWVLYLGQMLPSAVIGMLIVYCLRGANLLSFPYGIPEGVALLTVVLLHLWKRNTLLSIAGGTVFYMLLVQLVF